In Streptomyces europaeiscabiei, a single genomic region encodes these proteins:
- a CDS encoding relaxase/mobilization nuclease domain-containing protein: protein MPNITRGGESEGLIRYLYGPGYANEHENQRLIAASADIVAPGAPYFEGEGELKRLAEELDAPRTLFQTDIPGGYVWHCSISLPPEDGQLTDEQWADVAQRVVNGMGFSEASGKAPCRWIAVHHGPSLKGNDHIHLVVNLVRTDGTKADVWRDYSRAQALCGEIDRDMGFRIVEGRANGRAMPGIKRGEKESADRRGLPEPARLTLARRVRAAAATAEDEASFVRNLRASGVIARPRYRTGGREEVVGYSVALRSDDSGPVVWYGGGKLGRDLTLSKLRQQWTGADPTEAVSAWSERGVRRGRMTNPLLRDEAAWEMAAQQIQHMREQLKAVPVDDVVRWSQAAYEASGVLAVLSARMEGERPGPLARASDVLARSAQRTRDCRSAPLTVEPGQLRGAAMAAHYSRSSVAGQVAFVMALRNTLRGIHAMHEARDERDQALRIEGVARGDLQRWQQSRAAMQDSPGALPLPGIEQGRGPGPHGPDRGAENGR from the coding sequence ATGCCGAACATCACCCGCGGGGGTGAGTCAGAGGGACTGATTCGGTACCTGTACGGGCCCGGATACGCCAACGAGCACGAGAACCAGCGGCTCATCGCCGCGTCGGCCGACATCGTTGCCCCCGGTGCCCCGTACTTTGAGGGCGAGGGTGAGCTGAAGCGCCTGGCCGAGGAACTCGACGCACCACGGACTCTGTTCCAGACGGACATCCCTGGCGGTTACGTGTGGCACTGCTCGATCTCGCTGCCGCCGGAAGACGGGCAGCTGACGGATGAGCAGTGGGCAGACGTCGCTCAGCGGGTCGTCAACGGTATGGGTTTCTCCGAGGCTTCGGGGAAGGCGCCGTGTCGGTGGATCGCCGTGCATCACGGGCCGAGCCTGAAAGGCAACGATCACATTCATCTCGTGGTCAACCTCGTGCGTACGGACGGGACCAAGGCGGATGTGTGGCGGGATTATTCACGGGCGCAGGCACTGTGCGGAGAGATCGATCGCGACATGGGCTTTCGGATCGTGGAAGGCCGTGCCAACGGCCGGGCCATGCCCGGGATCAAGCGAGGCGAGAAGGAATCCGCCGACCGGCGGGGTTTGCCGGAGCCGGCCCGGCTCACACTGGCCCGACGTGTCCGTGCGGCGGCCGCGACCGCCGAGGACGAGGCGAGTTTCGTCCGCAATCTGCGCGCCTCCGGGGTGATCGCCAGGCCGCGCTATAGGACCGGCGGACGCGAGGAGGTAGTGGGGTATTCCGTTGCCCTGCGCAGTGATGATTCCGGTCCTGTGGTCTGGTACGGCGGCGGCAAGCTGGGGAGGGATCTGACCCTGTCGAAGCTGCGGCAGCAGTGGACTGGAGCAGACCCGACGGAGGCAGTTTCGGCCTGGTCTGAGCGCGGAGTCCGGCGTGGGCGGATGACGAACCCGCTCTTGCGTGATGAGGCCGCATGGGAGATGGCTGCACAGCAGATTCAACACATGCGTGAGCAGTTGAAGGCCGTTCCTGTGGACGACGTGGTGCGGTGGTCGCAGGCGGCCTACGAGGCCTCCGGTGTGCTCGCTGTGCTGAGCGCCCGTATGGAGGGCGAGCGGCCGGGCCCTCTGGCGCGGGCATCCGATGTTCTGGCACGGTCGGCTCAGCGCACCAGGGATTGCCGTTCTGCCCCGCTGACTGTGGAGCCGGGCCAGTTGAGAGGAGCCGCTATGGCAGCGCACTACTCGCGTTCGTCTGTTGCCGGCCAGGTTGCGTTCGTCATGGCTCTGCGTAACACCCTGCGCGGGATTCATGCCATGCATGAGGCGCGGGATGAGCGGGACCAGGCTCTTCGGATCGAGGGTGTGGCCCGTGGGGATCTGCAACGGTGGCAGCAGAGCCGAGCAGCGATGCAGGACAGTCCCGGCGCGCTACCGCTGCCGGGTATTGAGCAGGGTCGTGGGCCAGGGCCGCACGGGCCTGACCGCGGTGCAGAGAACGGCCGCTAA
- a CDS encoding zeta toxin family protein encodes MSEKEPRILTDREARAIVRDEFLPLLAPDSSKNPRFAVFGGAQGSRKTTLKPVVARSLGMQGALLLEGDDLFAFHPRYEQLVSELGDTFQAGKKVSSDIEFMYTETLAGVRERHADVMVVGPYTGLDFTLSRIAEFKESGYQVELAYTALHPALSQLGVMHRHMQTVEAGAGAGMLVSLELQEKVIKDTPVVMAEIERRGVADALHVVGPEGVVFSKRRQEAGTWVPARSIAEVVEETRARPWDRDVRADFARRRAAVEHGQGDDWIARLRSVDRLAGPMLRETTEAEVQASRDLMSLAFPGAAKEATRDPVGGPQSSGPEPESERGEGIDSGR; translated from the coding sequence GTGAGCGAGAAGGAGCCACGCATTCTGACGGATCGCGAGGCACGGGCGATCGTCCGGGACGAGTTTCTTCCCTTGCTCGCTCCCGACTCCTCGAAGAACCCTCGTTTCGCCGTCTTTGGTGGGGCACAGGGCTCTCGGAAGACGACGCTCAAGCCGGTCGTCGCCCGAAGTCTGGGGATGCAAGGCGCCCTGCTTCTGGAGGGAGACGATCTGTTTGCCTTCCACCCTCGCTACGAGCAGCTTGTGAGCGAGCTGGGAGACACTTTCCAGGCAGGCAAGAAAGTGTCCTCTGACATTGAGTTCATGTACACCGAGACCCTCGCAGGTGTACGCGAGCGTCACGCTGACGTCATGGTAGTTGGGCCCTATACGGGGTTGGACTTCACCTTGTCGCGCATCGCGGAGTTCAAGGAGTCCGGCTACCAGGTTGAGTTGGCATACACCGCGTTGCATCCGGCGCTTTCTCAGTTGGGTGTGATGCACCGGCACATGCAGACCGTCGAAGCCGGGGCGGGGGCCGGCATGCTGGTGTCCCTGGAGCTTCAGGAGAAGGTCATCAAGGATACGCCTGTCGTGATGGCGGAGATCGAGCGACGAGGTGTGGCAGACGCCTTGCACGTCGTCGGGCCAGAGGGCGTGGTGTTCAGCAAGCGCCGCCAGGAGGCTGGAACCTGGGTACCGGCCCGCAGCATTGCTGAGGTCGTCGAGGAGACCAGAGCACGGCCATGGGACAGGGATGTGCGCGCAGATTTCGCTCGACGGCGGGCAGCGGTCGAGCACGGCCAGGGCGACGACTGGATAGCTCGACTGAGGAGCGTCGACCGGTTGGCCGGGCCGATGCTGAGAGAGACGACCGAGGCTGAGGTGCAGGCGAGCCGTGACCTGATGTCTCTGGCCTTTCCCGGTGCTGCAAAGGAGGCGACACGAGATCCCGTTGGCGGCCCGCAGTCTTCCGGGCCGGAGCCGGAGTCAGAGAGAGGAGAAGGTATCGACAGCGGACGCTGA
- a CDS encoding DUF397 domain-containing protein, with protein sequence MTHLSKEWRKSTYCNDTFSACVEVRHSTAGVDIRDSKDTSIPPFSMTSEAWRLFVAGVSQSSL encoded by the coding sequence ATGACGCACTTGTCCAAGGAATGGCGCAAGAGCACTTACTGCAACGACACGTTCAGCGCCTGCGTGGAGGTACGCCACAGCACGGCCGGCGTCGACATCCGTGACTCGAAGGACACCTCTATTCCTCCCTTCTCCATGACCTCTGAGGCCTGGAGACTGTTCGTCGCTGGGGTCAGTCAGTCCTCCTTGTGA